Proteins from a single region of Acidobacteriota bacterium:
- a CDS encoding BON domain-containing protein, producing the protein MKRSLLSLAAIALLATACVGRTPTPETSTSGTTTDSTNLEDARLTTAVRLALLEKLGSDGMTIEPEVRGDRAFLTGTVQQRSSQELAEEVAASVRGVRRVKNRIKVAKGDSTALGAAVSDAEREVRDALLETRIKGRLLSEVGRFGLEIEVECVDGVASLRGWLPDPERKRFALSAAESTPGVNKVIDLLRVGLE; encoded by the coding sequence ATGAAGCGATCCTTGTTGTCTCTCGCCGCCATCGCCTTGCTGGCGACGGCATGCGTTGGCAGGACTCCCACCCCTGAAACTTCGACCTCCGGCACAACGACCGACAGTACCAACCTCGAGGACGCCCGACTGACGACAGCGGTCCGCCTCGCCCTGCTCGAGAAGCTGGGATCCGATGGCATGACCATCGAGCCGGAAGTGCGCGGTGACCGCGCCTTCCTCACCGGCACCGTGCAGCAGCGCTCGAGCCAAGAGCTCGCCGAGGAGGTCGCCGCGTCGGTGCGCGGCGTACGGCGGGTCAAAAACCGGATCAAGGTCGCCAAGGGCGACTCCACCGCCCTCGGTGCCGCCGTCTCGGACGCCGAGCGCGAGGTTCGCGATGCCCTCCTGGAAACCCGCATCAAAGGTCGTCTGCTCTCCGAGGTCGGCCGCTTCGGGCTCGAAATCGAAGTCGAGTGTGTCGACGGCGTCGCCAGCCTGCGGGGCTGGCTGCCGGACCCCGAGCGCAAACGCTTCGCCCTCTCGGCAGCCGAGTCCACCCCCGGTGTCAACAAGGTCATCGACCTGCTGCGAGTAGGGTTGGAATAG